From Brevibacillus marinus, a single genomic window includes:
- a CDS encoding (2Fe-2S)-binding protein gives MQDLIICRCEGVRLAEIQQSIREGARAIAGVKKRTRVGMGYCQGRVCQHVVSELLAQATGKPAGTLLQRAQLPVRPTLLGDLLAPDNRDSAT, from the coding sequence ATGCAGGACCTGATCATTTGCCGCTGTGAAGGGGTGCGCCTGGCGGAAATCCAGCAGTCCATCCGCGAAGGAGCGCGCGCCATCGCCGGTGTGAAAAAGCGCACCCGGGTGGGCATGGGGTATTGTCAAGGACGGGTCTGTCAGCATGTGGTAAGCGAACTGCTCGCACAGGCCACAGGCAAACCGGCCGGAACGCTGCTGCAGCGGGCGCAGCTCCCGGTACGGCCAACGCTGTTAGGAGATTTGCTCGCACCTGACAACCGCGACAGCGCGACGTGA